GATGGCGGAAGCGCTGTTGCGGCAGGTGCAGCCCGGGGCTGGACACCCGTCCCTGGTCGCTGTCGCAGAGCAGCGGCAGGATGGGATGGTAGTAGGGCGAAGTGGAGATCTCGATGGAGCCGCGCTCGGCCGCGGCCTTGTACTCGGGCAACACCCGCCCCAGGAACTCCTTCTCCTTCGCCATCGTGCGGCGCTGGTCGTCGAGCGAGAAGCCGTGGCCCTTCTTCACCAACGCCGCGACCTCGGGGTCCTCCAGGAAGAACTCGTCGAACCAGGCGAGTTGGGAGAGCACCTGCAGGTCGGCGTAGTCCTGCTTCTGGAAGAACTTCTCCGCCTTCTCCGGGCTCTCGCCGGCCCCGCGGAAGCGCTCCCACAAATCGCGGTAGCGGGGATAGCGGCCGATCATGTTGGCGGGATTGGCCTGGAAGAGATACTGCAGGGCGAAGCGACGCTCTTCCGGGGTGAGGTCGGCGGCGGGCTTGGCGGCCACCTCGAAGAAGGGATCGCGCGCGCGCCCGGCGACATAGTCGTCGAGCTGCGCCATCAGCGAGGGTACCAGGTTGAAGGTCTGGTGGATGGCGGGGAACTCCTCCAGCAGCTTGACCATGCCGTAGTAGTCCTTGAGGGCGTGCAGGCGCACCCAGGGCAGGCGGTACTCGCCGCTCACCAGGTCCTTGTAATAGGGCTGGTGCATATGCCAGAGGAAGAGCACGCGCAGGACGGGCATGGGGTTGCCGATCGCGGAACCTGGGGCCGGGGTTCTTCGCCGGGGACGCGGAAAGCGTCCCTGCGGCCATGCTAGACTTTGCTTTCCGGCAAGTCCATGCGGATCTTCACGCGCTACATCCTGCGGGAGGTGACCGCGCACGCCGTGATCGGGGCGTCGGTGTTCACCTTCGTCTTGTTCCTGCGGGACGTGACCCGCATCCTGGAGCTGGTGGTGCGCAACAGCGCTCCCCTGCCCAGCGTGGCCGAGATCTTCTTCTACGCCCTGCCCGCCGCCCTCACCTACACCGTTCCCATGGGAGTGCTGGTGGGCATCCTGATCGGGCTGAGCCGGCTAGCCGCCGACAGCGAGGTCACCGCCATGCGCGCCAGCGGCTTGGGAGCGTGGATGTTCGTGCGGGTGATCGCCCTCTTCGCCCTGGCAGCGTGGCTGCTGGCCCTGGCCAACACCCTGCTGCTGGCGCCGCGCTCGGCCGCCGCCCTGGGCGCGCTGCAGGACCGGCTCAAGAGCGCCCAGGTCTCCTTCGAGATCCAGCCCCGCGTCTTCTACGAGAACTTCCGCAACAAGGTGCTGTACGTGCAGGACGTCTCCACCGCGCCCGGCGGGGCGGTGTGGAAGAACATCTTCCTGGCCGACATCAGCAATCCCTCCTCGCCCGTCCTCACCGTGGCGGAGCGCGGCGTGGTGATCAACGAGTCGCCCACCCTGCTGCGCCTGCATCTGGAGAACGGCTCCCAGCACGAGGTCAGCCCCCGCCTCCCCGGCCAGTATTCCATCTCCACCTTCAGCCAGACCGACATCCCCATTCCCGTGCCCGCGCCCGAAGCCGAGAGCCGGCGCGAGTTGGTGCCGGTCTCGGAGATGCCGCTCACCCAGCTCCTGGCCCACTCCCACGATCCCGACCCCGCCCGCGCCCGCTGGTACCGCATCGAGTTCCACCGCCGCCTGGCCATGCCCTTCGCCTGCCTGGTGCTGGCGCTGGTGGGCATCCCGCTGGGGCTCTCCGCTCACAAGGGCGGCAAGAGCACCGGCTTCGTGCTCACCATCGTGCTGGTCTTCCTCTACTACTCCGTCTCCCTGGTGGGCATCGGCCTGGGGCGCCAGGGCAAGGTGGACCCCGCCCTGGGCGT
This window of the Terriglobales bacterium genome carries:
- the lptF gene encoding LPS export ABC transporter permease LptF; its protein translation is MRIFTRYILREVTAHAVIGASVFTFVLFLRDVTRILELVVRNSAPLPSVAEIFFYALPAALTYTVPMGVLVGILIGLSRLAADSEVTAMRASGLGAWMFVRVIALFALAAWLLALANTLLLAPRSAAALGALQDRLKSAQVSFEIQPRVFYENFRNKVLYVQDVSTAPGGAVWKNIFLADISNPSSPVLTVAERGVVINESPTLLRLHLENGSQHEVSPRLPGQYSISTFSQTDIPIPVPAPEAESRRELVPVSEMPLTQLLAHSHDPDPARARWYRIEFHRRLAMPFACLVLALVGIPLGLSAHKGGKSTGFVLTIVLVFLYYSVSLVGIGLGRQGKVDPALGVWGANLLFFLTGVVLLLRVNRRPLEMGSLRELFGGVRKSVGGRLRTAEATGRGGAFQRAYQRRRMFSANFPLILDDYILRDFILYLLLIVASFVMLALVFTFFELLGDIVRNRVPLVTVGAYLLNVTPYILYTMTPLAVLLAVLITFGLMQKANEITALKATGISIYRMIVPVLVIAAVISVGLFALDQFYLPRANTRQEA